The following is a genomic window from Flavobacteriales bacterium.
GGTGGTTCTTCCGCCGCTGAGCGTCGGGTTCATGGAACATTCTATGACGATGCGCAGTTTCATGCGTCCGAAAAGATCCCTTACGCCGGATCGTCAAGATCAGCCCGACATCCGATCTGCGGCTCATACGCGGGACTGTGTCTCGCCGTGCCGCATGTGTTGCGGTAACAGTGAGTCAACCAGGGGTGGAGGAACCGGTCCGAATGGCTTCTGCGGCCAATATTTGACTAGCTTCGGTTGAATAATCACCGCTTGGACATGGTACCTACCCGGATGCTGGTTGCGATCCAAGGCTTGCTATCAGCGGGCCTTTCGTATGCTCAGTTCATCCACAACCCCTACCAATCACACGTTGGAGCGCCGTTCGCGCTCACCACACACGTGCCCACAGGTTTCAACACCAGCTATGTAGGAGAGTACCAGATCCACGTCAAAGACTGGATCTGGAACGTGGCCCCATATTACGATGACCTATAAGATCGAAACGGTGTCGTTCCCCTTCACGCCAAGGGATCAGGAGCACACAGTTGGGGACCGCACGATGGTGATGCCGACGATCGAGAGCTTCCAGTTCGTCAATGGCGCTGATGCACGCTGCACCGGATATGCCTGGGAGGCCAACGTGCCATTGGCTCCGAACACCAAGGACCTGATGCGCAGCGTCACAGGTAACATCAATGCTAGTAACGCTGGACCGCAAAATATGATGTCTAGGCCTGCGTCATTGATCTCCGCGTTGTTCAAGGACTATTCGGTCGGCAATCTCTGCGGAAGTGATGCTTACCGCAATTGGCTGCCGCACACCGTTCTGAAGCATACGATCTACGTCACCAGCCCCGGATTTGGCGTCGCGGACTCGATCTCATGGGTTTACGACAACACCCGCGGGCGCATGCGGCACTATCCGTTCACCGCTTTTGGCACAGGCCAATCGCCGAACTGGGACGTGATCTTCCGACCCATTCTCCTGACCAATCCCAACGGCCATACCTACTTCGAGACGAACAACAGCAGCTGGTATCCGAACGGCACCGCCAACTACTTTCCTGCACCTGTTGTGCCAACCGGACTTGAGGATATCCTCTACCCATCCGACCCCGGCAATACGGTCTATCCGGACCCGAACTATCCGAACAGCCTCCATCCGCCTCCATTCTCATTGCTCGAAGCTCCGTTGCTCAATATCGATGGTGAAGCATACGCAGGATACACCAATGACCAGAATGATGATCAGCAGGAGTTGTTTCAAGGGTCACCAGCTTGGGACGTGGCGCATGAATACATCATCGATAAACCGATCGACCTGCGACTGATCAATGCTGCCGAGATGATCATCTACAATCCGAGCGAGGCCGCGATCGACATAGACCCGAGCTATCCAGGTCGAAAGCTCATTTTTCCATCTGGATACACGTTCAGCACGGTGCACGGGGTGCATCCTTCGCCAGCCTCCGTGCAGACCGCAGACCCGGATGGCCTCTATCCACATCCCTTGCTCGCACCCGTCGAAAGTACACTGCCTGACCTGCCGGGCTATGATCATCCTTCGATCTACTATGTACGGGATGGTAGCACTTTAGAGATCGAGCCATGTGTGACCATCATGGACGCGACCATTTATGTCGAGGACGGCGCGGCCGTGCGCTACTACCCCGGCGCGATCAATGGCAACTTCTCGTTCGAGTGGGAGAACGAGGCCATGAGCAAGGTGGAGCTCGCGGTCCCCGGCGATCTGAGGTTATGCCCGGGCGAGTGTTACATCGCCGACACGTATGAGGTGATGGACATGACCGTGACCAACGGAGGTCATTGGACCACCACCACCCTGCCCAACGACGCGAACAACGATGGTCATCTTTTGATCGGAGGTACGCTGCGGATCGCATCCGGCCAGACCGTCGACATTTCGCCCGGGGTTGTCCTGGAATTCGGCCCCAACGGCAAGGTGATCGTGGAACGCGGTGCCGTCTTGGATGCCACTGAGGCCACGTTCACCAATGCGTGCGAGCTGATGTGGCAGGGCATCGAAGTATGGGGCACCACGAACGCCTCTCAAGAGCCCACAGGAGGTAATCCGGACCAGGGCGAGTTCTACGCGTACGATTGCCTCTTCGAGAACGCCCGGACCGCCATCAAGGTCTACCGACCAGGTCATTTCGACCACAATGGGGGTCTGGTCCGTGTTCGCTACAGCACCTTCCGGAACAACCACATGGGCATCGAGATGTGGCCCACGCAGAACATGGTGGGCGGTATCGAGAAGGCCAATCGTTCGGCGATCTTCCTGAACGAATTCGAGACGACGGACTTCCTGTTGGACCCCACCTACGGCGATGGCATTCATCGACGCGCAGCCCTGGAGCATATCCGCCTATGGGGCATCAAGAACCCGTTCCTCAATGGCAACGACTTCACCACGGCCGTGCCGGGCCATACGTTCCCCCCGCACCTGCGCGGCACAGGCATCATGGCCTTCGATTCGGACGTCACAGTAGCGTCCTGTTCTTTCCATGGGCTCACCGAAGGAGTATGGGTGGCCAACTTCCCCTACTTCAAAGGGGTCCGTATCCGCAACAACACGTTCACCGATTGCGTGCATAGCGTCGTGCTTCAAGGCACCCTGTTGGCTGAGGTCACCCGCAACGAGATCCAGGTGCCCATCTCCGCCGCGTGGCCCTATGCCGATGACGATGTACGTCGGGGCTACAACAATCCGGTCGGCATCTACTTGATCGGCAGCACCAACTATCACGTGGAGGAGAACACGGTCACAGGCAGCGAGACCCAACAGCACCTGCTCCACAAGCAATACAGCTTCGGTATCGTGGCCAGTGAGAGCATGTTCACCTGGCAGGACACCCCGGACATGTTCACCGATGCCCTCTTCGAGCAGAGCAGCGCGAGTATTTTCTTGAACCGGGTGACCGGATGCACCTTCGGCATCCAAATGGAGGGCGACAACAAGGGCGCCTATGACCTGAACGACCCCACCACCCATGGCTACGGCCTGTTGGTGGAATGCAACGACATGCAGGACGGCGGCCAGAACTGGTGGTTCGATATGGCGGTGGTGGGGAACTGGACCCCGGGCATGACCTACTCAGGCGTCCTAAGGGACCAAGGCTATTGCGACGTCCTCAATCCCCAATATCAAGCTGGCAACAAATTTCCTAGCTGCGATCAAGAGCCGTTCCATTTGGTCTTCGACATTAACGCTGATGCAACTCTATTCAGGTACTCCGACATAGCGAGCAAGCTACCGGCCATGTTATGCCGCGAAGCTCAGGGAGCTTTGTTCATTGAGTGCGATGATCTCCTTGGCGCTAGGGAGTGTGAATCCACGATCGATTGTGATCCCCCCTGCGCAGATTTGGTACTGGGCAGCCTTCAATCGAAACTGCTCGTCCTTGAGGATCTCCTGAGCGAGGCCACGGACAGCTTGGGCCGGGACAGTCTCTTGCGCAAGCATGCGGCGTTGAAAGCGAAGCAGCAGCACTACCACAATGCCCAGCTGCGCTACTACTTGGAGGCCGAGAACATGGACAGCGTGCTGGCCCTGGTGCGGCGGAACGAGCAACAGACCGAACTGCACTGGAGCCTGTATTTCTACATGAGCAAGGCGATGTATGCCGAGGCCGATTCCATCATCGACCTGATGATCGCCCAAGGTGGCGGAACGCCCAGCGCACACACGGCTTTGGTTCAGCTGCAGCTGAGCTTGCTGAACGCCCAGATCGCACCGGAAAACATGACCCCGGCGCAACACGCGCTGCTGGAGGCCATGGTGGAAGAGAACCCCTACGGCAGCCCGAGCGCCCAGGCCCTGCTGTCCCTGGCCTACCGCACCCCGTACAAGCGGGTACCCTGGCTGATGAACGATACGCTGCCGGAGAAGATGGTGGAGCGACCGACCGCTACTGCATCATGTCAACTGCGCTGCTATCCGAACCCAGCCGACGATCGGGTCATCCTTGTGGGTTGCTGGGATGAAGGAACGACGGTAAGTATGCACCTATACGACGCGCACGGTAGCCGTTTGGCAGTGGCCTGGAGACAGCAGGGCCAGCGTTTGGAACTTGACCTGTCCCGGTTCCCTTCGGGTCTGTACATGGCTGTTGTACACACGGCACTAGGCACGGAACCAGTTCGATTCCTTGTACGATGAACGCGGCCCGACCACGGCTGCTGATCACGGCGCTTGTCGCAACTTGGTCCGGCGCGACGTCTGGCCAGGAGCGGTGGAACCGGACCTACGATGTAGGGGGTGTCGCGAACGCCGCAGGCTCAGTACTACAAGTGAGTGACAGCACGTTCCGAACAGTGGTCCGCTTCAATTTCTCCGCGCAAGGCAGCGGCCTGGCCTTGCACGAGATATCAACCACGGGTGAGCTCGTTTCGTTACACCAAGATAGTTTACCCCCCTTCAGCTATTCGATCGGCGCTTCGGGCTCTTTACTAGCTGTCCATGAGGTTGGTTTTCTACACGCCGGTTCGCGAAGCTCGGGTGGAGATGTGGATGGAATGGTCATGCGCTATGCTGAAAACGGGGATACGCTGTGGTCGCGTGGGTTCGGCGTGACTGGAGCGTTCGATAACGTGAACTGTCTGGCTATCCTACCTGACAGTGGATTTGCACTGTTCGGTACTGTCGACACGGATGTTGGTTATGACATGCGCCTGATCCGCACCGACGCGAACGGGGACAGCCTATGGACCCGAAGGTACGGTGGCCCGGAGGACCAGCAATGCCTGAGCGGTCAGCGCACTTTGGACGGGGGATACGTTCTCAGCGGCTTCAAGTACTTCAACAACGACCACGTGAACATGTACGTGGTCAAGACCGACAGCGCAGGCAACCAGCAATGGCACCAGTGGTACGGCAGTGCGTGGGTGGACAACCCCGGGTTCATCCTCCAATTGCCGGACAGCGGATATGTTCTGGTCGGGGCTCAGCGGTTGGCGGCGCAGGGTGCGCTCTATCCCGCTTTGTATCGCCTGGATAAGAACGGTGCGGTGCTTTGGTCGGAGGTGTACGAGCAGCTGGAGTGGGGGCCTTTCTTCACCATCCCTATCCACGTCCCGGGCGAGGGATATGCTATCGCGGGTACGGCGAAACCATTGGGGCTCTCGGTGGGAAGGCTCACAAAGGTCGATCTGAACGGCGAGCTTCTGTGGGATCGGGAGTACCGCACCAACAACCAAGTGGACCACTACTTCTACGATGTGAAGCGCACCTTGGACGGGGGCTACATCATGGCGGGCACGGCCTTCGATAGCCTGTTGGTGAGCCAGGACGCCTGGCTGGTGAAGGTGGACAGCT
Proteins encoded in this region:
- a CDS encoding right-handed parallel beta-helix repeat-containing protein; its protein translation is MTYKIETVSFPFTPRDQEHTVGDRTMVMPTIESFQFVNGADARCTGYAWEANVPLAPNTKDLMRSVTGNINASNAGPQNMMSRPASLISALFKDYSVGNLCGSDAYRNWLPHTVLKHTIYVTSPGFGVADSISWVYDNTRGRMRHYPFTAFGTGQSPNWDVIFRPILLTNPNGHTYFETNNSSWYPNGTANYFPAPVVPTGLEDILYPSDPGNTVYPDPNYPNSLHPPPFSLLEAPLLNIDGEAYAGYTNDQNDDQQELFQGSPAWDVAHEYIIDKPIDLRLINAAEMIIYNPSEAAIDIDPSYPGRKLIFPSGYTFSTVHGVHPSPASVQTADPDGLYPHPLLAPVESTLPDLPGYDHPSIYYVRDGSTLEIEPCVTIMDATIYVEDGAAVRYYPGAINGNFSFEWENEAMSKVELAVPGDLRLCPGECYIADTYEVMDMTVTNGGHWTTTTLPNDANNDGHLLIGGTLRIASGQTVDISPGVVLEFGPNGKVIVERGAVLDATEATFTNACELMWQGIEVWGTTNASQEPTGGNPDQGEFYAYDCLFENARTAIKVYRPGHFDHNGGLVRVRYSTFRNNHMGIEMWPTQNMVGGIEKANRSAIFLNEFETTDFLLDPTYGDGIHRRAALEHIRLWGIKNPFLNGNDFTTAVPGHTFPPHLRGTGIMAFDSDVTVASCSFHGLTEGVWVANFPYFKGVRIRNNTFTDCVHSVVLQGTLLAEVTRNEIQVPISAAWPYADDDVRRGYNNPVGIYLIGSTNYHVEENTVTGSETQQHLLHKQYSFGIVASESMFTWQDTPDMFTDALFEQSSASIFLNRVTGCTFGIQMEGDNKGAYDLNDPTTHGYGLLVECNDMQDGGQNWWFDMAVVGNWTPGMTYSGVLRDQGYCDVLNPQYQAGNKFPSCDQEPFHLVFDINADATLFRYSDIASKLPAMLCREAQGALFIECDDLLGARECESTIDCDPPCADLVLGSLQSKLLVLEDLLSEATDSLGRDSLLRKHAALKAKQQHYHNAQLRYYLEAENMDSVLALVRRNEQQTELHWSLYFYMSKAMYAEADSIIDLMIAQGGGTPSAHTALVQLQLSLLNAQIAPENMTPAQHALLEAMVEENPYGSPSAQALLSLAYRTPYKRVPWLMNDTLPEKMVERPTATASCQLRCYPNPADDRVILVGCWDEGTTVSMHLYDAHGSRLAVAWRQQGQRLELDLSRFPSGLYMAVVHTALGTEPVRFLVR
- a CDS encoding T9SS type A sorting domain-containing protein, giving the protein MRLIRTDANGDSLWTRRYGGPEDQQCLSGQRTLDGGYVLSGFKYFNNDHVNMYVVKTDSAGNQQWHQWYGSAWVDNPGFILQLPDSGYVLVGAQRLAAQGALYPALYRLDKNGAVLWSEVYEQLEWGPFFTIPIHVPGEGYAIAGTAKPLGLSVGRLTKVDLNGELLWDREYRTNNQVDHYFYDVKRTLDGGYIMAGTAFDSLLVSQDAWLVKVDSFGCLVPGCQVFDGLTEQVTDLGDALEVYPNPVVAGGAVQVEMRLPVGFATRGALRLALTDASGRLVREVPLPQGVSPFTVQLSAFSPGLYHVHLLDGGRWLSGTKLVVQ